A single region of the Xiphias gladius isolate SHS-SW01 ecotype Sanya breed wild chromosome 17, ASM1685928v1, whole genome shotgun sequence genome encodes:
- the pld2 gene encoding phospholipase D2 isoform X2, translating to MASPEYVIEPAAQSSTAPNLGRRRFSHDLHNLRSDELDCLMSSSDGRPFLVVHHLVEIKEAGVPYLMPGIPITCKVDNTEKYTTRSKVHVGTLYTVRLTHGNFHWTVKRKYKHFQELHRDLYKHRMMIHLLPLGRFAKERHQLRAMSEEMPSLHGTERTRRTSSKMKYLEEYLNGLLENTFCRNDHSMLEFLSVSALSFITDLGPKGLEGPIFKRSGGHRIQGLNCIGHHQFCFRWSRRWLVVKDSFLMYMNRDKGCINFVLLFDPEFKVKVGRAYTDTKYGVCIENFARSLIIKCSSYRQAHWWSHEINRLAESSDFLKVQRFEGFAPPRKNTLTKWYVNGSRYFADLADALEQAKEEIFITDWWLSPEVFLKRPATDDYWRLDEILKRKAEQGVKVCVLLYKEVELALGINSEHSKRTLMNMHPNIKVMRHPDHVSSVVFLWAHHEKMVAIDQTVAFVGGLDLAFGRWDDSQYRLTDLGLTDMSISVTEEESKGDAGDNGVADGPKPSEPDKQAEQDPECLSGNTKLWLGKDYSNFIRKDWVQLDRPFEDNINRTQVPRMPWRDLCAAIHGRAARDVARHFIQRWNFTKIFKNKYKDDFYPYLLPKSQCTADSLSFTVPGSKKAKVQVLRSADRWSAGTCENSILNAYIHTIENSEHYIYIENQFFISCADGKTVHNGIGDAIVKRILRAHREQKKYRVFVVIPLLPGFEGDISAGGGNAIQAILHFTYRTICRGEHSILSRLSEIEDQWTEYITLCGLRTHSQLSQSLVTELIYVHSKTLIADDRCYIIGSANINDRSMLGSRDSELAVFVEDEERVSSIMGGEEYQAGPLTLALRKECFSVLVGASSDPSININDPISDDFFFLVWNESAKLNATIYDKVFKCLPHNTVHNMRDLKEYCSKERLCDTDPDQAIEELKAVRGLLVYFPLMFLCEENLLPPLGTKEGIAPVGLWT from the exons ATGGCCAGTCCAGAGTATGTGATCGAGCCAGCGGCTCAGAGCTCGACAGCACCTAACCTGGGCAGAAGACGCTTCTCGCACGACCTCCACAATCTGAGATCAGATGAGTTAGACTGCCTCATGTCCAGCAGTG ATGGCCGTCCTTTCCTGGTGGTGCATCATCTTGTGGAAATAAAGGAGGCGGGTGTACCTTACTTAATGCCTGGTATTCCTATTACATGCAAGGTggacaacacagagaaatacacTACTCGCTCGaag GTCCATGTAGGCACCCTGTACACTGTGCGGCTAACACATGGTAATTTCCACTGGACAGTGAAGAGGAAGTACAAGCACTTTCAGGAGCTGCATCGAGACCTTTACAAACACAGGATGATGATTCACTTGCTGCCTCTGGGAAG ATTTGCAAAGGAGAGGCATCAGCTGAGAGCTATGTCGGAGGAAATGCCCAGCCTGCATGGTACTGAACGGACCAGAAGGACCTCCAGCAAAATG AAATACCTTGAAGAGTACCTGAATGGTCTGCTGGAGAACACATTCTGTAGGAATGATCACAGCATG CTGGAATTCCTCTCTGTCAGTGCTCTCTCCTTCATTACTGATCTGGGACCCAAAGGCTT GGAGGGGCCCATCTTCAAGAGGTCAGGGGGCCACCGGATCCAAGGCCTGAACTGCATTGGCCATCATCAGTTCTGTTTCCGCTGGTCACGCCGTTGGCTGGTGGTGAAAGACTCCTTCCTGATGTATATGAATCGTGACAAGGGCTGCATTaactttgtgttgctgtttgacCCAGAGTTCAAAGTGAAAGTAGGCCGTGCTTACACAGACACTAAATATGGAGTCTGCATTGAGAACTTCGCTCG gaGTCTGATCATCAAGTGCAGCAGCTATAGACAAGCTCATTGGTGGAGTCATGAAATCAACAGGCTGGCAGAATCCTCTGACTTTCTCAAAGTGCAACGCTTTGAGGGGTTTGCTCCACCACGCAAGAATACACTGACTAAATG GTATGTGAATGGAAGTCGCTACTTTGCAGACCTGGCTGATGCTCTTGAACAAGCCAAGGAGGAAATCTTCATCACAGACTGGTG GCTCAGCCCTGAAGTGTTCCTAAAGAGACCAGCGACTGATGATTACTGGCGCCTGGATGAGATACTCAAACGCAAAGCA GAACAAGGAGTCAAAGTGTGTGTTCTGCTGTACAAAGAGGTAGAGCTAGCACTTGGCATCAATAGTGAGCACAGCAAGAGGACTCTTATGAATATGCACCCAAACATCAAG GTAATGCGACACCCTGACCATGTGTCGTCTGTGGTGTTCCTATGGGCTCACCATGAAAAGATGGTGGCTATTGACCAAACAGTCGCCTTTGTCGGGGGGCTGGACCTGGCCTTTGGGAGGTGGGATGACAGCCAGTACCGGCTAACTGACCTGGGTTTGACAGATATGTCCATCAGTGTAACTGAGGAGGAGTCAAAGGGAGATGCAGGA GATAATGGTGTAGCTGATGGTCCAAAACCATCTGAACCAGATAAGCAAGCAGAGCAGGACCCTGAGTGTCTGTCTGGCAACACTAAACTGTGGCTTGGCAAAGACTACAGCAACTTTATCAGGAAAGACTGGGTCCAATTGGACAGACCATTTGAAG ataACATCAACCGTACACAAGTTCCTCGCATGCCGTGGCGTGATCTGTGTGCAGCTATTCATGGCAGAGCTGCCAGAGATGTAGCCCGACACTTCATCCAGCGCTGGAACTTCACCAAG atcttcaaaaacaaatacaaggaTGACTTTTACCCTTACCTTCTTCCCAAGTCTCAGTGTACTGCTGACTCACTCTCATTCACTGTGCCTGGGTCCAAGAAAGCCAAAGTGCAG GTGTTGCGCTCTGCCGATCGATGGTCAGCTGGAACCTGTGAGAACTCAATTCTGAACGCCTACATCCACACCATTGAGAACAGCGAGCACTACATCTACATTGAG AACCAGTTCTTCATCAGCTGTGCCGACGGGAAGACCGTCCATAACGGGATCGGGGATGCAATTGTGAAGCGAATCCTGCGTGCACACAG AGAGCAGAAGAAGTACAGAGTGTTTGTGGTGATTCCTCTGCTTCCTGGATTTGAGGGAGACATCAGTGCAGGTGGTGGAAATGCCATCCAAGCTATTCTGCACTTCACATACAG GACCATTTGCCGAGGGGAACACTCCATCCTGTCAAGGCTTAGTGAAA TTGAAGACCAGTGGACAGAGTACATCACACTCTGTGGCCTTAGAACACATTCTCAGCTCTCCCAGTCACTTGTCACAGAGCTCATCTATGTTCACAGTAAGACCCTCATTGCTGATGACCGCTGCTATATCATTG GATCAGCCAACATCAACGACCGCAGCATGCTGGGCAGTAGAGATAGTGAGTTGGCAGTGTTTGTGGAAGATGAAGAGAGGGTCTCATCCATCATGGGAGGGGAAGAGTATCAGGCAGGACCCCTCACACTTGCTCTGCGCAAAGAGTGTTTCAG TGTTCTTGTTGGAGCCTCTTCAGACCCCAGTATCAATATTAATGATCCAATCAGTGAcgatttcttcttcttggtcTGGAATGAATCTGCTAAACTGAATGCCACCATTTATGACAAG GTCTTCAAATGCCTGCCCCACAACACGGTCCACAACATGCGAGACCTGAAGGAGTACTGCAGCAAGGAACGCCTCTGCGATACAGACCCTGACCAGGCCATAGAGGAGCTGAAGGCTGTCCGAGGGCTGCTGGTATACTTCCCCCTGATGTTTCTATGTGAGGAGAACCTGCTGCCTCCACTGGGCACTAAAGAGGGCATCGCTCCTGTAGGGCTGTGGACATAA
- the pld2 gene encoding phospholipase D2 isoform X1, with product MGKQPRWAGGTCNNCAMASPEYVIEPAAQSSTAPNLGRRRFSHDLHNLRSDELDCLMSSSDGRPFLVVHHLVEIKEAGVPYLMPGIPITCKVDNTEKYTTRSKVHVGTLYTVRLTHGNFHWTVKRKYKHFQELHRDLYKHRMMIHLLPLGRFAKERHQLRAMSEEMPSLHGTERTRRTSSKMKYLEEYLNGLLENTFCRNDHSMLEFLSVSALSFITDLGPKGLEGPIFKRSGGHRIQGLNCIGHHQFCFRWSRRWLVVKDSFLMYMNRDKGCINFVLLFDPEFKVKVGRAYTDTKYGVCIENFARSLIIKCSSYRQAHWWSHEINRLAESSDFLKVQRFEGFAPPRKNTLTKWYVNGSRYFADLADALEQAKEEIFITDWWLSPEVFLKRPATDDYWRLDEILKRKAEQGVKVCVLLYKEVELALGINSEHSKRTLMNMHPNIKVMRHPDHVSSVVFLWAHHEKMVAIDQTVAFVGGLDLAFGRWDDSQYRLTDLGLTDMSISVTEEESKGDAGDNGVADGPKPSEPDKQAEQDPECLSGNTKLWLGKDYSNFIRKDWVQLDRPFEDNINRTQVPRMPWRDLCAAIHGRAARDVARHFIQRWNFTKIFKNKYKDDFYPYLLPKSQCTADSLSFTVPGSKKAKVQVLRSADRWSAGTCENSILNAYIHTIENSEHYIYIENQFFISCADGKTVHNGIGDAIVKRILRAHREQKKYRVFVVIPLLPGFEGDISAGGGNAIQAILHFTYRTICRGEHSILSRLSEIEDQWTEYITLCGLRTHSQLSQSLVTELIYVHSKTLIADDRCYIIGSANINDRSMLGSRDSELAVFVEDEERVSSIMGGEEYQAGPLTLALRKECFSVLVGASSDPSININDPISDDFFFLVWNESAKLNATIYDKVFKCLPHNTVHNMRDLKEYCSKERLCDTDPDQAIEELKAVRGLLVYFPLMFLCEENLLPPLGTKEGIAPVGLWT from the exons ATGGGAAAACAGCCGCGCTG GGCAGGTGGCACTTGCAACAACTGTGCGATGGCCAGTCCAGAGTATGTGATCGAGCCAGCGGCTCAGAGCTCGACAGCACCTAACCTGGGCAGAAGACGCTTCTCGCACGACCTCCACAATCTGAGATCAGATGAGTTAGACTGCCTCATGTCCAGCAGTG ATGGCCGTCCTTTCCTGGTGGTGCATCATCTTGTGGAAATAAAGGAGGCGGGTGTACCTTACTTAATGCCTGGTATTCCTATTACATGCAAGGTggacaacacagagaaatacacTACTCGCTCGaag GTCCATGTAGGCACCCTGTACACTGTGCGGCTAACACATGGTAATTTCCACTGGACAGTGAAGAGGAAGTACAAGCACTTTCAGGAGCTGCATCGAGACCTTTACAAACACAGGATGATGATTCACTTGCTGCCTCTGGGAAG ATTTGCAAAGGAGAGGCATCAGCTGAGAGCTATGTCGGAGGAAATGCCCAGCCTGCATGGTACTGAACGGACCAGAAGGACCTCCAGCAAAATG AAATACCTTGAAGAGTACCTGAATGGTCTGCTGGAGAACACATTCTGTAGGAATGATCACAGCATG CTGGAATTCCTCTCTGTCAGTGCTCTCTCCTTCATTACTGATCTGGGACCCAAAGGCTT GGAGGGGCCCATCTTCAAGAGGTCAGGGGGCCACCGGATCCAAGGCCTGAACTGCATTGGCCATCATCAGTTCTGTTTCCGCTGGTCACGCCGTTGGCTGGTGGTGAAAGACTCCTTCCTGATGTATATGAATCGTGACAAGGGCTGCATTaactttgtgttgctgtttgacCCAGAGTTCAAAGTGAAAGTAGGCCGTGCTTACACAGACACTAAATATGGAGTCTGCATTGAGAACTTCGCTCG gaGTCTGATCATCAAGTGCAGCAGCTATAGACAAGCTCATTGGTGGAGTCATGAAATCAACAGGCTGGCAGAATCCTCTGACTTTCTCAAAGTGCAACGCTTTGAGGGGTTTGCTCCACCACGCAAGAATACACTGACTAAATG GTATGTGAATGGAAGTCGCTACTTTGCAGACCTGGCTGATGCTCTTGAACAAGCCAAGGAGGAAATCTTCATCACAGACTGGTG GCTCAGCCCTGAAGTGTTCCTAAAGAGACCAGCGACTGATGATTACTGGCGCCTGGATGAGATACTCAAACGCAAAGCA GAACAAGGAGTCAAAGTGTGTGTTCTGCTGTACAAAGAGGTAGAGCTAGCACTTGGCATCAATAGTGAGCACAGCAAGAGGACTCTTATGAATATGCACCCAAACATCAAG GTAATGCGACACCCTGACCATGTGTCGTCTGTGGTGTTCCTATGGGCTCACCATGAAAAGATGGTGGCTATTGACCAAACAGTCGCCTTTGTCGGGGGGCTGGACCTGGCCTTTGGGAGGTGGGATGACAGCCAGTACCGGCTAACTGACCTGGGTTTGACAGATATGTCCATCAGTGTAACTGAGGAGGAGTCAAAGGGAGATGCAGGA GATAATGGTGTAGCTGATGGTCCAAAACCATCTGAACCAGATAAGCAAGCAGAGCAGGACCCTGAGTGTCTGTCTGGCAACACTAAACTGTGGCTTGGCAAAGACTACAGCAACTTTATCAGGAAAGACTGGGTCCAATTGGACAGACCATTTGAAG ataACATCAACCGTACACAAGTTCCTCGCATGCCGTGGCGTGATCTGTGTGCAGCTATTCATGGCAGAGCTGCCAGAGATGTAGCCCGACACTTCATCCAGCGCTGGAACTTCACCAAG atcttcaaaaacaaatacaaggaTGACTTTTACCCTTACCTTCTTCCCAAGTCTCAGTGTACTGCTGACTCACTCTCATTCACTGTGCCTGGGTCCAAGAAAGCCAAAGTGCAG GTGTTGCGCTCTGCCGATCGATGGTCAGCTGGAACCTGTGAGAACTCAATTCTGAACGCCTACATCCACACCATTGAGAACAGCGAGCACTACATCTACATTGAG AACCAGTTCTTCATCAGCTGTGCCGACGGGAAGACCGTCCATAACGGGATCGGGGATGCAATTGTGAAGCGAATCCTGCGTGCACACAG AGAGCAGAAGAAGTACAGAGTGTTTGTGGTGATTCCTCTGCTTCCTGGATTTGAGGGAGACATCAGTGCAGGTGGTGGAAATGCCATCCAAGCTATTCTGCACTTCACATACAG GACCATTTGCCGAGGGGAACACTCCATCCTGTCAAGGCTTAGTGAAA TTGAAGACCAGTGGACAGAGTACATCACACTCTGTGGCCTTAGAACACATTCTCAGCTCTCCCAGTCACTTGTCACAGAGCTCATCTATGTTCACAGTAAGACCCTCATTGCTGATGACCGCTGCTATATCATTG GATCAGCCAACATCAACGACCGCAGCATGCTGGGCAGTAGAGATAGTGAGTTGGCAGTGTTTGTGGAAGATGAAGAGAGGGTCTCATCCATCATGGGAGGGGAAGAGTATCAGGCAGGACCCCTCACACTTGCTCTGCGCAAAGAGTGTTTCAG TGTTCTTGTTGGAGCCTCTTCAGACCCCAGTATCAATATTAATGATCCAATCAGTGAcgatttcttcttcttggtcTGGAATGAATCTGCTAAACTGAATGCCACCATTTATGACAAG GTCTTCAAATGCCTGCCCCACAACACGGTCCACAACATGCGAGACCTGAAGGAGTACTGCAGCAAGGAACGCCTCTGCGATACAGACCCTGACCAGGCCATAGAGGAGCTGAAGGCTGTCCGAGGGCTGCTGGTATACTTCCCCCTGATGTTTCTATGTGAGGAGAACCTGCTGCCTCCACTGGGCACTAAAGAGGGCATCGCTCCTGTAGGGCTGTGGACATAA